One stretch of Helicobacter jaachi DNA includes these proteins:
- a CDS encoding tRNA1(Val) (adenine(37)-N6)-methyltransferase has translation MAALEIYQLENGYCYNTDSLILAYFARNFLKKHMRILDVGAGSGILGILCAREICNLGGKAELHLVEKDEAMSILARKNAQSFGGMVHCVDFLDFETPSKFDFIITNPPFYTKGALHGQNTRKNLARQSCFLPLHDLLTHIKRVLKPNGVLCMCYDARLCYELFCEFGACGLHIDEVCFVHSLPSRESTLVVLKAKIQSKSPLRILPPIFTHQSSKQSDNTKELKAIYAWAKTKSIKIKTLSALDSIMPLQV, from the coding sequence ATGGCTGCGCTAGAGATTTATCAGCTTGAAAATGGCTATTGCTACAACACAGATAGCTTAATCCTTGCCTACTTTGCGCGTAATTTTTTAAAAAAACATATGCGCATACTTGATGTAGGCGCGGGAAGTGGGATTTTGGGGATATTATGCGCTAGAGAAATATGCAATCTAGGCGGTAAAGCCGAGCTGCATTTGGTAGAAAAAGATGAAGCTATGAGCATATTGGCGCGCAAAAATGCACAGAGTTTTGGTGGCATGGTGCATTGCGTTGATTTTTTAGATTTTGAAACACCCTCTAAATTTGATTTTATCATCACTAATCCTCCATTTTATACCAAAGGCGCGCTGCATGGGCAAAATACGCGCAAAAATCTCGCACGCCAAAGCTGTTTTTTACCGCTGCATGATTTACTCACACACATAAAAAGAGTGCTTAAGCCAAATGGCGTGCTGTGTATGTGCTATGATGCAAGGCTATGCTATGAGCTTTTTTGTGAATTTGGCGCGTGTGGGCTGCATATTGATGAAGTGTGCTTTGTGCATTCTTTGCCTAGTAGAGAATCTACACTTGTTGTGCTTAAGGCTAAGATTCAAAGCAAATCTCCCTTGCGCATTTTGCCGCCTATTTTTACCCACCAAAGCTCTAAACAAAGCGACAATACTAAAGAGCTAAAAGCTATTTACGCATGGGCAAAAACAAAAAGCATTAAAATAAAAACACTAAGTGCGCTAGATTCTATCATGCCCCTACAAGTATGA
- the ribD gene encoding bifunctional diaminohydroxyphosphoribosylaminopyrimidine deaminase/5-amino-6-(5-phosphoribosylamino)uracil reductase RibD: MNCDEILLNHCCNLAWQTQSLALPNPSVGAMVVDKNGNILGQGVHKIAGSPHAEVLALQEAYYTLSRDERILALKKSDDIHAFLLQNHNQMFKECALYVSLEPCNHKGKTPPCAHLLAQLGFAKVCIAALDNHALAAGGREYLISHGINAIFVQSPALQEAAHNLLLPFETLRQKGRFVLFKLAHRLDGSYTQGRISSQISQIFTHNQRSVCDWLCISGKTLNTDNPKLNARYALPPYDKTHLPQIGIISRHVDSISEHLASRARIIKDIEAFRALGGFIIVEGGFNLLSMLKDEIDMLLIHAAFWCDGAHNNAHFIPHNLKAHFKLIHTMPLGEDLAIWLR, from the coding sequence TTGAATTGTGATGAAATTTTACTCAACCATTGCTGCAATCTCGCGTGGCAAACGCAGAGCCTAGCGCTGCCAAATCCTAGCGTTGGCGCTATGGTGGTCGATAAAAATGGCAATATCTTAGGGCAGGGCGTGCATAAAATCGCAGGCAGCCCGCATGCTGAAGTGCTAGCCCTGCAAGAAGCCTACTATACGCTAAGCCGTGATGAGCGCATTTTAGCCCTTAAAAAGAGTGATGATATTCACGCTTTTCTTTTGCAAAATCATAATCAAATGTTTAAAGAATGCGCGCTATATGTGAGCCTAGAGCCTTGCAATCATAAGGGCAAAACACCTCCTTGTGCGCATTTGCTTGCGCAATTAGGCTTTGCAAAAGTGTGCATTGCCGCACTTGATAATCACGCGCTTGCCGCAGGTGGCAGGGAATATCTCATCTCGCATGGCATTAATGCCATTTTTGTGCAATCCCCCGCACTACAGGAGGCTGCGCATAATTTGCTTTTGCCTTTTGAGACACTTAGGCAAAAGGGGAGATTTGTGCTTTTTAAACTTGCTCATCGCCTTGATGGTAGCTACACGCAAGGGCGCATTTCATCACAAATCTCACAAATTTTTACGCATAATCAAAGGAGTGTTTGTGATTGGCTATGTATTTCGGGCAAGACTTTAAACACAGACAATCCTAAGCTTAACGCCCGCTACGCTCTGCCGCCTTATGATAAAACACATTTGCCCCAAATTGGCATTATCTCGCGCCATGTAGATTCTATAAGTGAACATTTAGCCTCGCGCGCGCGTATTATTAAGGATATAGAGGCATTTAGGGCTTTAGGTGGATTTATCATTGTAGAGGGGGGCTTTAATCTGCTCTCTATGCTTAAAGATGAAATAGATATGCTACTCATTCACGCAGCCTTTTGGTGTGATGGCGCGCATAATAATGCGCATTTTATCCCGCATAATCTCAAAGCACATTTCAAACTTATCCACACTATGCCGCTAGGCGAGGATTTAGCCATATGGCTGCGCTAG
- the rimP gene encoding ribosome maturation factor RimP, with protein sequence MLSPATQGKIEQLATSLGLYVYDIEFLKENNHPILRISITRKAPMQILDSKQNMLSLQDCQHLSELLSPLLDVEDINIESYALEVSSPGLERVLKKPRHYVFSLGEQVSIKLMDKSVIEGILQDFSERDGRVEIRQDNQNISLNIADIKKIKVIFEL encoded by the coding sequence ATGCTTTCGCCCGCCACACAAGGAAAAATCGAGCAGCTCGCCACAAGTTTAGGGCTATATGTGTATGATATTGAGTTTTTAAAAGAGAATAATCACCCAATTTTGCGCATTTCTATCACGCGCAAAGCCCCTATGCAAATACTAGATTCTAAACAAAACATGCTAAGCCTGCAAGATTGCCAACATTTAAGCGAGCTGCTCTCTCCTCTGCTTGATGTGGAGGATATAAATATAGAATCTTACGCACTTGAGGTAAGCTCACCCGGGCTAGAGCGCGTGCTTAAAAAGCCTAGACATTATGTATTCTCACTCGGCGAGCAAGTAAGCATAAAGCTTATGGATAAAAGTGTAATTGAGGGTATTTTGCAAGATTTTAGCGAGCGTGATGGGCGCGTTGAGATAAGGCAAGATAATCAAAATATTAGCCTAAACATAGCAGATATTAAAAAAATAAAGGTGATATTTGAATTGTGA
- the rbfA gene encoding 30S ribosome-binding factor RbfA, whose product MNIKQQRLESLLQEVLSQALAELADSHINHLTITGVKASSKQSAEVFIEGTDIPPQERKIILERLKKAQNILKDYVLSATEWFRAPELSFSFDDSLQNANRLEHIFAQLANEQKNQTKK is encoded by the coding sequence ATGAATATTAAACAGCAGCGGCTAGAATCACTCCTGCAAGAAGTACTAAGCCAAGCGCTTGCCGAGCTTGCAGATTCCCACATTAATCATCTCACTATCACAGGCGTGAAAGCAAGCAGCAAGCAGAGCGCGGAGGTGTTTATCGAGGGGACAGATATTCCCCCACAGGAGCGCAAAATAATTTTAGAGCGCCTTAAAAAAGCGCAAAATATTCTTAAAGATTATGTGCTAAGCGCGACAGAGTGGTTTCGCGCGCCAGAGCTTAGCTTTAGCTTTGATGATAGCTTGCAAAACGCCAATAGGCTTGAGCATATATTCGCCCAATTAGCCAATGAGCAGAAAAATCAAACCAAAAAATAA
- the tgt gene encoding tRNA guanosine(34) transglycosylase Tgt: MQVTLKAQDDRARVLELTLPHSTIQTPIFMPVGTQGCVKALDSIDLSHILHTKLILANTYHMYLRVGLKRLKAFGGVHKFANFHGSYLSDSGGFQAFSLGKHVKIIESGIEFKSHIDGSKHFFSPEFVLDIQYALNSDIMMVLDDLVGLPASTERIADSIQRTSAWAQRSLLYHEAQKAQGKGLDNNLFAIIQGGTDRHFRALSCRQLTEMGDFDGFAIGGLAVGEDTQEMYDTINHLTPLMPPHKPRYLMGVGTPENIIESIALGVDMFDCVMPTRNARNATLFTHFGKINIKAASFINDTKPIDEACDCYTCTHYTRAYLCHLFRAQEITYHRLATLHNLHYYLTLAKGAREAILAGNFKDYRAAFYAKRAMEVPDEY; this comes from the coding sequence ATGCAGGTTACTCTCAAGGCGCAAGATGATAGAGCCAGAGTGCTTGAGCTTACACTCCCACACAGCACGATACAAACGCCCATTTTTATGCCCGTTGGCACGCAGGGCTGCGTAAAAGCGCTAGATTCTATAGATTTATCACATATTTTGCACACAAAGCTTATCCTTGCAAATACCTACCATATGTATTTGCGCGTGGGATTAAAGCGGCTTAAAGCCTTTGGCGGCGTGCATAAATTTGCTAACTTTCATGGCAGCTATCTTAGCGATAGTGGAGGCTTTCAAGCCTTTAGCCTTGGCAAACATGTAAAAATTATAGAATCTGGCATAGAGTTTAAATCCCACATTGATGGCTCAAAGCATTTTTTCTCGCCCGAATTTGTGCTAGATATTCAATACGCGCTTAATAGCGACATTATGATGGTGCTTGATGATTTAGTAGGGCTGCCAGCAAGCACAGAGCGCATTGCAGATTCTATACAGCGCACTAGTGCTTGGGCGCAAAGAAGTCTTTTATATCATGAGGCGCAAAAGGCGCAGGGCAAGGGCTTAGACAATAATCTTTTTGCTATTATTCAAGGCGGCACAGATAGGCATTTCCGCGCGCTCTCCTGCAGGCAGCTCACAGAAATGGGCGATTTTGATGGCTTTGCCATTGGGGGCTTAGCTGTTGGAGAGGACACACAAGAAATGTATGATACAATTAATCACCTAACACCGCTTATGCCCCCCCACAAGCCGCGCTATCTTATGGGCGTAGGCACGCCGGAGAATATTATAGAATCTATCGCGCTAGGGGTGGATATGTTTGATTGTGTAATGCCTACTAGAAATGCGCGAAATGCGACACTTTTTACGCATTTTGGTAAGATTAATATTAAGGCTGCGAGTTTTATAAACGACACAAAGCCCATTGATGAGGCGTGCGACTGCTACACCTGCACACACTACACGCGCGCGTATTTATGTCATCTTTTCCGCGCGCAAGAAATCACCTATCATCGCTTAGCGACTTTGCATAATTTGCATTATTATCTTACTCTAGCAAAAGGCGCAAGAGAGGCGATTTTAGCAGGTAACTTCAAAGATTATCGCGCCGCATTTTATGCCAAAAGAGCAATGGAGGTGCCAGATGAATATTAA